The DNA segment TCCCCTGCTTAAAACAGGTGGATTAGCCGACGTTGTCGGTGCAATGCCTGCTGCGCAAATTGCTCAGGGAGCGAATGTCCGCGTTCTTCTCCCTGGGTTTCCGGCGCTGAAAGAGGGTATCCCTGAAACCCATGAAGTCGCCACGCTGGATACCTTTGCCGGTCGCGTTACGCTGCGTTTTGGTCATTATCAAGGCGTGGGTATCTATTTGATTGATGCCCCGCATCTTTATGACCGCCCCGGCAGCCCGTATCACGATCAGGCGATGTATGCCTACTCTGACAACAATCGGCGTTTCGGTTTGCTGGGATGGGTTGCGGCAGAGCTAGCCAGCGGCTGTGACCACTTTTGGCGTCCACAGGTCGTTCATGCTCATGATTGGCATGCAGGCCTTGCCTGCGCGTATCTGGCGGCGCGTGGTCGCCCTGCTCGCTCTGTATTTACCGTGCACAATCTTGCCTATCAGGGCTTATTTTCAGCCCATCACATGGCTGAGCTGTATCTACCACAGGATTTCTTCCAGATTTATGGGCTGGAATTCTATGGCCAAATCTCATTCTTAAAAGCCGGGCTGTTTTACGCCGATCACGTCACCACGGTCAGCCCTACCTATGCAAAAGAAATCACCCGCCCTGAATTCGCCTATGGCATGGAAGGGCTATTACAGCAGCTTGAACGCGAAGGCAGGCTTAGCGGCATTCTCAACGGCGTTGATGATGCTATTTGGGATCCCGCGACCGATAAACTCATCGCCAACTGCTATCAGCGGGAAAATCTCAAAGAGAAGGCGCTAAACAAACAGCATCTGCAAACCGCCATGGGTTTAGACGTCGATCCGGAGAAACCGATCTTTGCGGTTGTCAGCCGTTTAACCAGCCAAAAGGGATTGGACTTAGTGCTTGAAGCGCTGCCCACGCTATTAAACGGCGGCGGGCAGCTAGCGCTGCTCGGTGCGGGCGACGCTCCTTTACAAGAGGCATTTCTGGCCGCTGCGGCCGCCTATCCCGGTCAGGTTGGCGTGCAAATCGGTTATCACGAAGCCTTCTCACATCGAATCATTGCGGGATCCGACGTTATTTTAGTTCCGAGCCGCTTTGAGCCCTGCGGGCTGACCCAACTGTACGGACTGAAATACGGCACCCTGCCACTGGTGCGCCATACCGGCGGTTTAGCCGACACGGTGAACGACTGCTCGCTGGAAAATCTCTCCGAAGGCAGCGCCAGCGGTTTTGTCTTTAATGATTGTGATGCCAAAGATTTGTCGAATGCGCTACGCCGCGCCTTTGTTCTCTGGACGCGCCCAACGCTGTGGCGCTACGTGCAGCGCCAAGCCATGGCGCAAAACTTCAGCTGGGAAAAAGCGGCCGTGAGCTATTTAGATCTCTACCGCCGACTTTAGCCAGATACAGAATTCATCGGCATGGCTGGCGCTAATTGCATGACTTGCCATCGATGCTGTAACCCATATTTTTCATTATCGGGGTGTACTGATTATGACTTCACCGTTTAGCTATACTTCGCCCGTTGTCAGCGTCGAGGCGCTTAAACACTCGATTGCTTACAAACTGATGTTTGTGGTTGGTAAAGATCCGTCCATCGCTAACCAGCATGACTGGTTAAACGCCACGCTATTCGCGGTGCGAGACAGAATGGTCGAGCGCTGGCTACGTTCCACACGCGCTCAGTTCTCGCAGGATGTACGCCAGGTTTACTACCTTTCTATGGAGTTTTTGCTTGGTCGCACGCTTTCTAACGCCTTAATGGCGATGGGCGTGTATGACGAAACCAAGCAAGCCTTAGACGAAATGGGACTCGACCTTGAAGAGCTTATCGATGAGGAGATCGACCCAGGTCTTGGCAACGGTGGCCTTGGTCGATTAGCGGCCTGTTTTCTCGATTCCATGGCAACGCTCGCCCTACCGGCACGCGGCTACGGTATCCGCTATGAATACGGCATGTTCAAACAGAACATCGTTAATGGGCAGCAGGCGGAGTCCCCCGATAACTGGCTGGAATACGGCAATGCATGGGAGTTTGTGCGGCATAACACGCGCTATCGAGTTCGATTCGGTGGACGTATTCAGCAAGAGGGCAATCGCGCCCGCTGGTTGGAAACTGAAGAAGTGCTGGCGCTAGCTTTTGACCAAATTATTCCAGGCTTTGACACCGATGCGACTAACACTCTGCGTTTATGGTCAGCGCGCGCCAGTAGCGAAATCAATTTAGGTAAGTTTAATCAGGGCGATTACTTTGCCGCGGTAGAGGATAAAAACCACTCGGAAAACGTGTCCCGCGTGCTCTACCCGGACGATTCAACCTATTCAGGCCGTGAGCTGCGCCTGCGTCAGGAGTACTTTCTCGTCTCCGCGACGGTGCAAGATATTCTCCATCATCATTGGCAAACGCATCACACTTTGCAGAATCTCGCCGAGAAAATTGCCATCCACCTGAACGACACCCACCCAGTGCTTTCGATTCCCGAATTGATGCGGCTACTCATTGACGATCATAAATTCACGTGGGAAAGCGCTTGGTCTATCGTGGTGCAGGTTTTCTCCTACACCAACCATACGTTAATGAGCGAAGCCCTCGAAACGTGGCCGGTAGACATGTTGGGCAAAATTTTACCGCGCCATCTACAGCTTATTTTCCAGATCAACGACCATTTCCTGAAAGACGTGAAAGAGCAATATCCTAATGATGATGCGTTGCTGTCACGCGTTTCTATTATCGATGAAACCAATGGCCGTCGCGTGCGTATGGCATGGTTGGCGGTGATTGCCAGCCATAAAGTAAACGGTGTATCTGAGCTGCATTCCGAACTGATGGTGCAATCACTGTTTGCCGATTTTGCTCGTCTGTTCCCGAACCGTTTCTGCAATAAAACCAACGGCGTCACTCCACGTCGCTGGCTGGCGCTGGCTAACCAGCCGCTGTCAAAAGTGCTGGATGAAAACATCGGACAAAGATGGCGCACCGATTTAAGCCAGCTTAATGAGCTGTTAGCGCACATCGACTACCCGACCTTCATTCGCGATGTGCAACAGGCCAAGCTGCACAATAAAAAACAGCTCGCCGTATACGTCGCGCAAAAGCTTAATGTAGTGCTAGATCCTAATGCGCTATTCGACGTGCAGATCAAAAGGATCCACGAATATAAGCGCCAATTGCTGAACGTGTTGCATGTCATCACCCACTACAATCGTATCCTGCAAGATCCTGAAAACGATTGGACACCACGGGTGAAGATCTTTGCCGGTAAAGCGGCCTCGGCCTATTACAACGCTAAGCAAATAATCCATTTGATCAACGATGTGGCTAAAGTGATCAACAACGATGAGCGCATCAAAGGCAAGCTCAAAGTTGTTTTCATCCCTAACTATGGCGTCAGTTTGGCACAGATGATTATTCCAGCCGCCGATCTTTCAGAGCAGATTTCCACGGCGGGCACCGAAGCATCGGGTACTAGCAACATGAAATTTGCGCTCAACGGCGCATTAACTATCGGCACGTTAGACGGCGCAAACGTGGAAATGCTCAAGCACGTAGGTGAAGAGAATATCTTTATCTTCGGCAATACCACCGAGCAGGTTGAAGCGCTGCGTAATAATGGCTATAACCCGCGCCAAATCTACGAACAGGATCCTGAGCTAAACCAAGCGCTCACCCAAATTGCGACGGGCGCCTTCAGCCCTGAAGATCCGCGCCGCTATGCAAGCCTCTTTGATTCATTGGTGAACTTCGGCGATCACTATCAGCTACTGGCGGATTACCGTAGCTATATTGATACACAAGACAAAGTGGATGAGCTTTATAAAACGCCAAATGAATGGACACACCGCGCGGTGATGAATATCGCCAATATGGGATATTTCTCGTCTGACCGAACGATTCAGGAGTACGCGGATGAGATATGGAATATTAAAGCGGTGAAGTTGTAGAGAACGAAGAAAAGACCCCCTTTCAGCCTCCCCCTTCGCAGGGGGAGGAGCCGATTGAGGATCTTACAAGCATCACCGAACAGTGCCCTCCCCTGTGAAGGGGAGGGCTAGGGTGAGGTCATGCAGTCATTATGACTTATGCTCTGCCAGCCACTGCGCGACGCGCTGTTTCTGGGCATCATCCAGCCACATACCTAACTTGGTTCGGCGCCAGATCGCATCATCAAGCTCAACCACCCACTCTTCGGCAACCAGATAACGCAGCTCAGCTTCATACAGATGATGGCCAAAGTGCTCGCCCAGATCTTCCAGCGATTGCGCAGTTCCGATCAGTTGTTCAGCGCGAGTGCCGTAAGTGCGCACGTAGCGGCGGGCTAACGCTTCTGGCAACCACGTAAAGCGGCGACGCAGCTGCGCAGCATAGCTATCACGATCGGTGCCTAAATCGCCCCCCGGCAATACACCGTTTTTAGTCCATGCAGGACCACAGTTATCGTAATAACCAGACAGTTTTTCTAGCGCATGTTCAGCCAGTTTACGATAGGTGGTGAGCTTACCGCCAAATACGGAAAGCAGCGGCGCTTTACCATCCTGATCGTGCACGTCGAGCGTATAGTCACGGGTGATCGCCTGTGGAGAATCTGATTCGTCATCACACAGCGGACGCACACCGGAATAAGTCCAGACGATGTCGTCTTTACTCAACTGTTTCTTGAAGTGATCGTTATAAACCTTCAGCAGGTAATTCACTTCATTATCATCAATCTTCACATCATGCGGATCGCCGTTATATTCCACGTCGGTAGTCCCGATGATAGAAAACTCATCCATCCACGGGATCACAAAGACGATACGATGATCTTCGTTTTGCAGGATATAAGCCTGCGGCTGATTATGGACACGCGGAACCACAATATGGCTGCCTTTGATCAGACGAATACCATAAGGAGATTTCAGCTCCAATCCATTATCGAAGAAATGTTTAACCCATGGGCCGGTGGCATTCACCAGACCTTTGGCACGCCAGGTAAAGACTTCACCCGTGTCTGCGTTTTTGGCTTCAACCACCCACAATCCATTTTCACGATAGGCACGAGTGACCTGAGTACGAGTGCGAACTTCACCACCCCGCACCACAACTTCTTGCGCGTTTAACAGCACCAGACGAGCATCATCAACCCAGCAATCTGAATACTCAAACCCACGCGTTAAGCTGGATTTCAAGACTGATTCAGGGCCAAAGCGCAGGCCTTTGCTGCTTGGTAAGCTGGTACGTTTGCCCAAATGATCATAAAGGAACAAGCCTGTACGAATCATCCAAGCTGGGCGCAAATGTGGCTGATGTGGTAAGCGGAAACGCATCGGGAAGGCGATATGCGGCGCAAGTTTCAGCAGAACTTCACGCTCTGCCAAGGCTTCGCTCACCAAACGAAACTCATAGTGTTCCAGATAGCGCAGGCCACCGTGGATTAATTTGGAGCTCGCAGATGACGTGGCACAGGCCAAATCTTTTGCCTCCAGCATCAGAACGGAAAGCCCGCGTCCTGCCGCATCCGCAGCGATACCGGCACCGTTAATGCCACCACCGATAACGATCAAGTCTTTGGTTTCCACTTTCCCCTCCGGATGCTCGAAACAGTTCTAATTTTGTCGTTGATGATAGAAAAACAACCGAACAATGTTCGTTTACGAGCATTATAATACTCACAAACCAACATTAGCGCCAGAAATTAACCAAACAAAAACATTTCAGCGTGATGAAGATAACAGTTGAGAGATAATAAAATTACATACTGTGTGGGTATTAGAAAGCATAGCCGCCCAAGCTGATAAACTTAGGCGTCGAAAGGGAAAGACTAGTTACGAATTTCTTCGAGCAATTCTGGATATTTATCAAGCAATTTTAACAACTTGATGGTCGATACATGGGGCAGCGCTTTGCCTGTTTCGTAGCGCGAAAATGCGTTCACACCGCCGCCAAAGATCTCACCGGCTTCACTTTGGGAAAGGTTCAGCTTTTTTCGCATTGCCACCACGTACTCAGGATCGATGATGGAAGCATTAACCTGCTTGTTGAACTCCGTCAAAATGCTGTCGATACGCAGAGACTCTTCTTTAAAAATCACACCTTCCCCGCAGTCTAAACACCAGTCAGCGCCCCATGCCTTGATTATCATCGTTTGGCCTTTATAGGTGTAGGGAGTATCACGGTACTCCTTCACCGTGTTGGACGATCCACATTCAGGACATATCATCATCTAGCTCCTTAAAAGACACGATTAACACTTCATCCACTACCGTTAGTTTCAGATAGAGAGATACCTTTTCCAGATGGCAGTGGTACACATCCTGCCAAATTTTGTGGTTTTGATACGTTGTCATACTTTTATAAAAGTCTTTAGCAGATAACTCACTCACGACTCGATACATATCTGCACAGCTAAAATCGAGGCGCTTCGCATTCAAATAAGCGACTTTTGTGGCTTTAATCATCCCCTTCCCAATCAAGTTCCGTACCTTTTCCAAGCTACAATGCGGCGTTCGCTTCTCCATCGGCTCTCCTTAGCAATATAACCTAATAGGTTAATTTGATCGATTAATAAACCATCAATAACAATTTATTGGAGCTTAAAATTGACTCAAGGACAGCCGCACGTAACTGCGAAACCGATTCAGAGAAATTCGTGAGACTTACAGCGCTGCAGGCGCTTTTGGAATCCACCGCGCATTAAAAAGCTATGGGAAAAGACAAAGCAAAACGCACAGACCAAACTGGCTCTGTGCGTTTAGAAATAGAGAGGGAAAGGCTTAGCAGATTTCGAGCTGAACTTCGTGCTGCTCAATGATTTTCTGAATACTGGCCGGTGGCTGTTCATCGGTGAACAGGTAATCAATCAGATCCATGTTGCCTAGATTCACCATCGCATTACGGCCGAATTTAGAATGGTCAGTCACTAAAATGACGCAGCGTGAGTTTTCGATAATAGCGCGCTTGGTGCGTACTTCATGGTAATCAAACTCCAGCAATGAGCCGTCCATATCAATACCGCTGATGCCAAGAATGCCGTAGTCCAAACGAAACTGAGAGATAAAATCTAGCGTGGCTTCGCCCATGATGCCACCGTCACGGGTTCGCACTTCGCCACCCGCCAGTATCAATCGAAAGTCTTCTTTGCCCATCAGCAAAGTCGCAACGTTAAGGTTGTTGGTGACGACACGCAAATTACGATGATTCAGCAATGCATGCGCGACCGCTTCCGGCGTGGTGCCAATATCAATAAACAGCGTGGCACCATCAGGGATCAGGCTGGCAACGTGCTGTGCGATACGCGCTTTTTCCGCCGACCACATGATTTTGCGATCGTGATAAGCCGCATTCACCGAGCTGGATGGAAGTGCTGCGCCACCGTGATGACGCTGAATTTTGTTTTGCTCCGCCAAGTCGTTCAGATCGCGGCGAATCGTCTGCGGGCTCACCGCAAAGTGCTCGACCAACTCTTCCGTGCTCACATATCCTTGCTGGCGAACGAGATCGATTATCGCGTCATGGCGCTGTGTCTGCTTCACATCAATTCCCCTGAGTTACCGGATGTCCGGCGGTTAGACGTTGCTCTTACGCTGATGTCTTGCGCTGATGATGGGCATCCCAAAACGCCATCAACAGTCCAATCACTAAGCCTGCAATATGCGCACCGTTTGCGACCGACATTCCAAACCAATCAAAATGTCCGGCCACCAGCCATAGCACTGAAAAAACCATCAGGCCCCGTGGCATATTGATACCCATTTGCGGAGCGCGTTCACCACACCACCACACATAGCCCATCAACGCATACACGACGCCAGACAGACCACCAAAATTAGACCCACTAAACAGTGACTGCGCCCAGCCGCTCATAAAGGCAGCAACTAACGCAATTTGCAACAGCTTGCCTGCACCTAAGCGTTTTTCAACCTGCCCACCAAGATACCACCACCACATGAGATTAAAGATGATGTGCACCGCTGAGAAATGCAAAAACGCATGGCTCACCCAGCGCCAAACCTGAAAATATTGGCTTGAATCTGCGGGCCACGCTAGCCAGTTCATGACGGTTTCATCACCCAGCATTAGCATTAACAGATAGACCACTACGCAGATAGCCGTAACTCCTACCGTTAAGGGGCCGGTCTGTCGGGTAAAACTTTTCAGATAGCTAAAGCTGCCATATTTCAAGCCGCTGTGCGTTGATCCCGCATGCCAGCTGGCCGCCTGATAGCGTGGATGCAAAGGCTCTTGCAAAAAGCGCGCAAGCTCTTGTTCAACCTGCGTCTGTTGAGCGTCGTCAGCGAGCCAAAGCACAACCTCGTCGTTGTGTACTTCTAACTCTAAACGCACGCCCTGCGTCGCCATATAATCAATAAACGCCTGCGCCAGCCTTGGGTTAGGCAGGGAAATAATACGAACCATGAATACCTGCTTGTTAAAATTGGCACCCTACTGATGCCTAATTGGCGCTACAGGGATGAGCTCTCGACCTGCTGCGGATAAGCACGGGCCCATGCTTCAAATCCGCCATCGATGCTGTATACCTCTTCAAATCCTTGGTGCAGCAAATACTGCGCTGCGCCACGGCTGCTATTACCGTGATAGCACATCACCATCACCGGTGTATCGAATTCATTGTTTTGCATAAAGTTTTGCAGCGTTTCATTGGTCAAATGAAATGCGCCTTGGGCATGCCCGGCGGCATAGCTCTGCGGATCGCGAATATCCACCAACGCTACACCCGATTGTTGTAACTTTTGCTGTGCTTGTTCAACTGAAATAACGACAAACTGTTCCATAACACCATTCCATTACTGTATTCAAATTGCCCGCATTGTAACGAACATGTTACTGACAAAAAACCGCATTAAGCATATGGAATTGTTGCTAAAACCGTAGGACACAACAACCTAAAGACCATCAAGAGATTGCGGTTTTTAGCCAGAAATGCAAGAACTAAACGAACGATTACGAAAATTCATGGTATTTAATCGCTCATTTTTCCCTTCTCTTGCCACGCAAACCAAGGCGAAATGCCATAGACTTAAGGGAATAGCATCACAGGAGGTCTTATGAAAAACCTAATTCGTGCTGTGCTCCCCGCTCTGTTGCTTTCTCCATTGTCACTTTTTTGCAGTGTAAATGCCTATGCGCAGTCGGCCGTCATACAGCAGCAACAGCAAATGATCCAACAACAGCAACAAGGTTTCCAAAACCAAAACAGCAGTTTCAATCAACAGCAGCTGCGTAATACGCAAACTCAAATCCAGCGAGATAACCAAGCGCAGCAGATACACCAGTTGAATGAAAACATGCGTCTGAATGCCGATCAGCAGTGGCAGAATAACAATCAGCAACGCATGCTCAATAATCAGAATCGCCAGCAACGTCAACAGCAGCTACAACTTAATCAAATGGATCAGCAGAAAAAAGTGAATAATCAAAGAATGCTGAACCAGCAGAATACCGTGGATCAGAATAGAAAAAATAACGGTGGGCAGTAGGCCATATATATTGAATGACCCCACCCTAACCCTCCCCTTCGCAGGGGAGGGAACTGTTCGGTGATGTTTATAAGTATCTAGATCTGCCCCTCCCAAGCCAAGGAGGAGGTTGGGAGGGGGTCAGCTCCCCAATTTAAACGGATTCACGGTCTGCAAAATCAGCACCAATCACATCAATTTTATCAGTACAGATGCAATCAACGCCCCAATCCAGCAGCAATCGGGCGCGTTTCGGGTTATTCACCGTGTACACCAGAATACGCAGCCCGGCAGCTTTGATATCCGCAACGCGTTCCGCAGTCAGCTCATTGTGATCGATATGCAATGAAACGCAGCCTAAGCGCGTGGTTAACGCCAGCCACTCTTCATTCCATGTTTCAAGCAGCAAACCGCGTGGCAATTCAGGAACCGCTTCTTGCGCCGCGGCCAATGACTCAACCGAAAAAGAGGAGAGCAAAGGCGGAACCGGATGCGTTGCCCATAGCGTTTTCGCCGCTAGTGCAACGACCCGCCCTGTTTCACGTTCAACGCCGGTCGTGGGTTTAATCTCAATATTCGCCGCTAGGCCAAATTCACGACAGCGATCGGCAACCTGCGAGAGCAGCGGCAAAGGTTCATCGCGGAACGCGCGGCCAAACCAGCCTCCGGCATCGAGACTCACCAGTTTTTCCCAAGGCAAATCACCGGCGACGCCCCAACCATTAGTGGTACGTTCCAGATTATCGTCGTGCAGCAAAAAAATTTGCCCATCGGCGCTAAGTTTGGCATCAAACTCAATCATTTTATGCCCATACTCCGCGCCAATATCAATGGCCGCTAAGGTGTTCTCTGGCGCCAGTTTGCCACCACCGCGGTGGGCGATAATTTTTGGATAGGGCCAATATGTTGTCATCTTGTACTCCGCCATAAAGGCTTTACTTCAGGTTCACGGCTCAATACGCAAACCGGTTGTTATATCGAAGAAATGCAGGTTTTCCTGTGGCAGAACCAACCGCAGTTCGCTTCCTGACTCAGGGAGAATTTGATGAGGCAAGCGCAGGATCACGCCGTGCTCCCCCCACTGCCCGTGCGCTAGATTATCGGCGCCCAGCAGCTCCAGCGTCATTACCGTAAACGGGTTTCCGCCTTCTGACTCAAACGCACGACGCAGATGCTCAGGACGAATACCGAGCGTCAGCGCTTGCCCTGCCAGCTTGTTCAATGGCTGTTCTAACCGCAGCTGCGGGCCATTGTTAACCTCGAAAGTCAGTCCGTCTGCGCTAATCTGACCATCAAGCAAATTCATCGCAGGCGATCCCATAAAACCAGCGACAAAGCGACTGGCTGGGCGATGATAAATCTCGGTCGGCGTTCCTATCTGCTCAGCGACACCCTTGTTAAGCACAATCACGCGCTGGGCGAGCGTCATGGCCTCAACCTGATCATGCGTCACATATAGGCTGGTCGTTTTTAAGCGGCGGTGCAACTGTTGCAGCTCAAGGCGCATCTGAACGCGCAGTTTTGCATCAAGATTGGATAACGGTTCGTCGAACAGGAATACCGCTGGCTCACGCACGATTGCGCGCCCCATCGCGACTCGCTGGCGTTGCCCGCCAGATAGCTCGCTTGGCTTGCGGGTTAAGTGCGGCCCTAATTCAAGAATAGCGGCCACCTCTTCCACCTTGGTGCGAATGAGTTCTTTGCCCAAACCGCGAATTTTCAGGCCGTAGGCCATATTATCAAATACGCTCATATGCGGATAAAGCGCATAGTTTTGGAACACCATCGCCACGCCGCGATCTTTAGGTTCTTTATGCGTCACGCGATCGTCATCGATATAAATATCACCGCCGGTGGTTTCCTCAAGCCCGGCGACCATCCTTAGCAGCGTCGATTTCCCACAGCCAGACGGGCCAACCATTACGATAAACTCACCGTCGGCAACATCCAGATCGATCCCTTTGATTATCGCATTCTTGCCGTCATAGCTTTTGCTAACGGTCTGTAATTTTAAACGTGCCATTCAGTTATTTCTCGCTATCAACCAGACCACGGACGAACCAGCGCTGCATACCCAATACCACCAACAGCGGAGGTAATAACGTCATCAGCAATGCGGCCATCACAAGTTGCCACTGCGTTGCGCTTTCTCCACTGGAGATAGCGCTTTTAATACCCGCGACCGCCGTTCCCATTGAGGGATCGCTAGTTATCAGCAATGGCCAAAGATATTGATTCCACCCATAGATAAACGTAATAACAAACAGCGCCGCTAAATTCGTTTTAGAAAGTGGAAACAGCACATCGCGGAAAAAGCGCATCGGCCCCGCACCGTCGATACGCGCAGCCTCTAGCAGCTCATGCGGCAACGTCATAAAAAACTGTCGAAATAAAAACGTGGCGGTTGCCGAAGCCATCAGCGGCAGCGTTAATCCCGTGTAGCTATCCATCAGATTTAGGTTTGCCATCACTTCAACCGTGGGAAATATCCTCACCTCAACCGGCAACATTAGAGTGATGAATATCAACCAGAAGAACAGGT comes from the Hafnia alvei genome and includes:
- the ugpE gene encoding sn-glycerol-3-phosphate ABC transporter permease UgpE codes for the protein MIENRKGLDVFCHIMLVLGVMVILFPLYVAFVAATLDKQQVFDVPMTLIPGSQLWHNVSQVWHQGVGSAGAPFGIQLMNSFIMALVITVGKITVSMLSAFAIVYFRFPLRNLFFWLIFITLMLPVEVRIFPTVEVMANLNLMDSYTGLTLPLMASATATFLFRQFFMTLPHELLEAARIDGAGPMRFFRDVLFPLSKTNLAALFVITFIYGWNQYLWPLLITSDPSMGTAVAGIKSAISSGESATQWQLVMAALLMTLLPPLLVVLGMQRWFVRGLVDSEK